Proteins from a genomic interval of Nautilia sp. PV-1:
- the tyrS gene encoding tyrosine--tRNA ligase: protein MGNEVQNTKNGEIKMDKHPKLNEAMAEIQRGSNEIIGLDYIENLVNRYLNTGERFTIKAGFDPTAPDLHLGHTVLLQKLKTFQKYGATVQFLIGDFTAQIGDPTGKSATRKMLTPEEVAQNAETYKEQVFKILDKDNTEVVFNSEWLNALGAAGIVELTTTYTVARMLERDDFEKRYKAQTPIAISEFIYPLLQGYDSVALKCDIEIGGTDQKFNLLMGRQLQKTYGVGKEQSVIMMPLLVGLDGINKMSKSLGNYIGITEDPNTIFAKVLSISDELMWDWYELLSDKSIEEINKLKEEVKNGLNPKIAKEALAIEIVDKFHGKGEGVKAKEHFDKVHKQGKIPDNIPEFELDAQNIVDALVNTKLASSKSEARRHIKGGAVKINQEKISDQNIELKSGEEYILQIGKRKFAKVKVK, encoded by the coding sequence ATGGGTAATGAAGTACAGAACACAAAAAACGGAGAAATTAAGATGGACAAACATCCTAAATTAAACGAAGCGATGGCTGAAATACAAAGAGGATCAAACGAAATAATAGGTCTTGATTATATAGAAAACCTTGTAAACAGATATTTAAACACAGGTGAAAGATTTACTATAAAAGCAGGATTTGACCCTACGGCTCCTGACTTGCATTTAGGGCACACCGTTTTGCTTCAGAAACTTAAAACATTCCAAAAATACGGTGCAACCGTCCAATTTTTAATAGGAGATTTTACCGCTCAGATCGGAGACCCTACCGGCAAAAGCGCAACACGTAAAATGTTAACTCCCGAAGAAGTCGCACAAAATGCGGAAACATATAAAGAACAGGTTTTTAAAATTCTGGACAAAGACAACACTGAGGTGGTTTTCAATTCCGAATGGCTGAATGCTCTTGGCGCGGCGGGAATAGTAGAGCTTACAACAACTTATACGGTTGCCAGAATGCTTGAACGTGACGATTTTGAAAAAAGATACAAAGCGCAGACTCCTATAGCAATAAGCGAATTTATATATCCTCTTCTTCAGGGATATGACAGCGTAGCGCTTAAATGTGATATCGAAATCGGAGGGACTGACCAAAAATTCAACCTTTTAATGGGAAGACAGCTTCAAAAAACATACGGAGTAGGAAAAGAGCAAAGCGTTATTATGATGCCTCTTTTAGTGGGTCTTGACGGTATAAACAAAATGAGTAAATCATTAGGAAACTATATTGGTATTACGGAAGATCCTAATACTATATTTGCCAAAGTTCTTTCTATAAGCGACGAACTTATGTGGGATTGGTATGAACTCTTAAGCGACAAATCAATTGAAGAAATCAATAAACTGAAAGAAGAAGTCAAAAACGGACTTAACCCTAAAATAGCAAAAGAAGCCCTTGCGATTGAAATCGTAGACAAATTTCATGGAAAAGGCGAAGGCGTTAAAGCCAAAGAACATTTTGACAAAGTACACAAACAAGGAAAGATTCCTGACAATATTCCTGAATTTGAACTTGATGCCCAAAATATCGTAGACGCATTGGTAAATACCAAACTCGCAAGCTCAAAAAGCGAAGCGAGACGCCATATAAAAGGCGGAGCAGTTAAAATAAACCAGGAAAAAATAAGCGATCAGAATATAGAACTGAAAAGCGGAGAAGAATATATTCTTCAAATCGGAAAAAGAAAATTTGCAAAAGTAAAGGTTAAATAA
- a CDS encoding bifunctional (p)ppGpp synthetase/guanosine-3',5'-bis(diphosphate) 3'-pyrophosphohydrolase, translated as MREDFLHLLETIKHIKSTDEAVRLLLLRINTPLINEAIEFAIKAHQGQKRKSGEDYVIHPILVATITSYFSDDENVITAAILHDVVEDTNYTIYYIKDKFGENVANLVEGLTKIVEIRQSSLVPSTSNEKLTKSAMTFRKMLLASIADIRVLVIKLCDRLHNMLTLDALPPHKQKRIAEETLVVYTPIAHRLGISTLKNCLEDLAFKYLLPEEYKKIDVYLKKHKEEFRLRLNEFTQKIQKLLLKEGLKDFEVKSRIKHYYSIFLKMQRKGISIEEILDLLAVRIIVNEPIECYESLGVIHLNFRPLISRFKDYIAIPKENGYQTLHTTVYDGNSIIEVQIRTFDMDKNAEFGIAAHWKYKLNTALPNVKWLEDMKFDEDIEDFYELAKNDLFSEDIVVYSPKFETFTLPRGATALDFAYMIHTDIGNKAIGAYINKEKATLLTTLKTGDIVRIVTGNEVIPRCSWIESLKTSKAKYEQKKLCRQKEKEINKKLALAILKGIFDINEIKLRALIKANYLCDSISKIVEDKNFLKDVVKRLYKTMRKRNLLYFKNINIKEHEFGNIRILTNKQISDISFNYCCHPKFGDKILGLLKKREVEIHHRFCNNAEKKIDKAVFVEWIRNTQNRYFLVVTLQNKKGELAKFISFLSRLGIFIHSINLGKESNNCKMEIEFDSKEFNNIKQKIANEYNIIEFISTKDAYNG; from the coding sequence TTGAGAGAAGATTTCCTTCATCTGTTAGAAACAATAAAACATATAAAATCTACCGACGAAGCCGTCAGGCTTCTGCTTCTAAGAATTAACACGCCTTTAATCAATGAAGCCATAGAATTTGCTATAAAGGCACATCAAGGGCAAAAAAGAAAAAGCGGCGAAGACTATGTAATACACCCTATACTTGTTGCAACGATAACCAGTTATTTCAGCGACGACGAAAATGTTATCACCGCAGCAATTCTTCATGACGTGGTGGAAGACACCAACTATACAATATATTATATTAAAGACAAATTCGGTGAAAACGTCGCAAACCTGGTTGAAGGACTTACTAAAATAGTTGAAATCAGACAGAGCTCTTTAGTTCCTTCAACATCAAACGAAAAACTTACCAAATCGGCAATGACGTTCAGAAAAATGCTTCTTGCGTCGATTGCGGATATAAGGGTGCTGGTTATCAAACTCTGCGACAGACTGCACAATATGCTCACCCTCGACGCACTGCCTCCTCACAAACAAAAAAGAATAGCGGAAGAAACGCTTGTAGTTTATACGCCGATAGCCCACAGACTGGGGATATCTACGCTTAAAAACTGTCTGGAGGATCTGGCTTTTAAATATCTTCTTCCGGAAGAATACAAAAAAATAGACGTCTATCTGAAAAAACACAAAGAAGAATTCAGACTCAGACTCAACGAATTTACTCAAAAAATCCAAAAGCTTCTTTTAAAAGAAGGGCTTAAAGACTTTGAAGTTAAAAGCAGAATTAAACATTATTATTCAATATTTCTGAAAATGCAGAGAAAAGGAATATCCATAGAAGAAATACTGGATCTTCTCGCAGTCAGAATCATTGTAAACGAACCTATAGAATGTTATGAATCTCTGGGTGTGATACATCTCAATTTCAGGCCGTTAATATCAAGATTTAAAGACTATATCGCAATTCCGAAAGAAAACGGATACCAGACGCTTCATACCACCGTTTACGACGGAAACTCGATTATAGAAGTACAGATAAGAACGTTTGACATGGATAAAAATGCCGAATTCGGTATTGCCGCCCACTGGAAATATAAACTCAACACCGCTCTTCCGAATGTAAAATGGCTTGAAGATATGAAATTTGACGAAGATATTGAAGATTTTTACGAACTTGCTAAAAACGATCTTTTCAGCGAAGACATAGTCGTTTACTCTCCTAAATTCGAAACTTTTACACTTCCGCGCGGAGCGACTGCTCTCGATTTTGCATATATGATTCATACCGATATTGGCAACAAAGCTATAGGCGCATACATAAATAAAGAAAAAGCCACCCTTCTTACTACGCTTAAAACCGGAGACATCGTCAGAATAGTAACCGGAAACGAAGTTATTCCGAGATGTAGCTGGATAGAATCTTTAAAAACAAGCAAGGCCAAATACGAACAGAAAAAACTATGCCGTCAAAAAGAAAAAGAGATAAACAAAAAATTAGCCCTTGCCATTTTAAAAGGCATATTCGACATTAACGAAATAAAACTGAGAGCCCTAATTAAAGCAAACTATTTATGCGATTCCATAAGCAAAATAGTAGAAGATAAAAATTTCTTAAAAGACGTTGTAAAAAGACTTTATAAAACTATGAGAAAAAGAAATCTTTTATATTTTAAAAACATCAACATAAAAGAGCATGAATTCGGAAACATTAGAATACTCACAAACAAACAGATAAGCGATATCAGCTTCAATTACTGCTGCCATCCGAAATTCGGAGATAAAATATTGGGGCTTCTTAAAAAAAGAGAAGTTGAAATTCATCATAGATTTTGTAATAATGCCGAAAAAAAAATAGACAAAGCCGTTTTTGTAGAATGGATAAGGAACACCCAAAACAGATATTTTCTCGTAGTAACCCTGCAGAATAAAAAAGGCGAGCTTGCTAAATTTATAAGTTTTTTAAGCCGTCTGGGTATTTTTATTCATTCAATCAATTTAGGCAAAGAATCAAACAACTGTAAAATGGAAATAGAATTTGATTCAAAAGAGTTTAACAATATCAAACAAAAAATAGCAAACGAATACAACATAATAGAATTTATATCGACAAAGGACGCGTATAATGGGTAA
- a CDS encoding DNA-directed RNA polymerase subunit omega, with amino-acid sequence MRIEQINAKALEKANYDRYLLSQAIAKRVNELINGAKPLIELPKPNMQLTEIATLEIAEGLVKVKEI; translated from the coding sequence ATGAGAATAGAACAAATCAACGCAAAAGCGCTCGAAAAAGCAAATTACGACAGATATCTGTTAAGCCAGGCAATAGCAAAAAGAGTAAACGAATTAATAAACGGGGCAAAACCTTTAATTGAACTTCCAAAACCGAACATGCAGCTTACTGAAATAGCGACTCTTGAAATAGCCGAAGGGCTTGTAAAGGTTAAAGAAATTTGA
- the pyrH gene encoding UMP kinase — MKRNPKRILIKFSGEALAGDDGFGINTKILKYLADEIKSVIKEGFEVAIVIGGGNFIRGVSAAKDGIIKRTSGDYMGMLATVINAVAMQEALENDGVGVRVQSAIKMEEIAENFIVRRAIRHLEKGRVVIFAAGTGNPFFTTDTAGVLRGSEIGAHAIIKATKVDGIYDKDPEKYDDAVLIKELSYDDALKENIKVMDDTAIALARENKLPIIVCNMFKKGNLLKILKNEPDAKYSIVK; from the coding sequence ATGAAAAGAAATCCAAAAAGAATTTTAATTAAATTTTCAGGTGAAGCATTAGCCGGTGACGACGGCTTTGGAATCAACACAAAAATATTAAAATATCTGGCAGACGAAATAAAGTCTGTAATAAAAGAGGGCTTTGAAGTTGCTATCGTCATAGGCGGAGGAAACTTCATCAGAGGCGTAAGCGCGGCTAAAGACGGAATAATAAAAAGAACTTCCGGAGATTATATGGGGATGCTGGCAACAGTAATAAACGCCGTAGCTATGCAAGAAGCACTCGAAAACGACGGAGTCGGAGTAAGGGTGCAAAGCGCTATAAAAATGGAAGAAATAGCCGAAAACTTCATAGTAAGACGTGCAATAAGACATTTAGAAAAAGGCAGAGTCGTAATTTTTGCGGCGGGAACCGGAAACCCGTTTTTTACGACAGATACGGCCGGAGTGTTAAGAGGAAGCGAAATAGGCGCGCATGCGATAATTAAAGCGACTAAAGTAGACGGTATTTACGACAAAGACCCGGAAAAATACGATGACGCCGTTTTAATCAAAGAATTAAGTTACGACGACGCTCTTAAAGAAAACATAAAAGTAATGGACGATACGGCAATAGCGCTGGCTCGTGAAAACAAGCTGCCTATAATCGTTTGCAATATGTTTAAAAAAGGTAATTTATTAAAAATATTAAAAAACGAACCTGATGCCAAATATTCAATAGTTAAATAA
- a CDS encoding RluA family pseudouridine synthase — translation MIKRFISEKNERVDKFLAQKLNVSRNQIENLIKHSLVKLNGSDVKKGGVKLKKNDVVEVEFKNAESSEQEYEVDFDIPVLYEDEDLLVINKPPGIVVHPAPSVKEATLVDWLKSKNIRLSTIAGEERFGIVHRIDKETSGALVIAKNNKTHEFLSAQLKDKSMGRYYLMLLNEPLKDAVCVDKPIARNPKNRLKMAYVKNGREAKTLFVPIFEKLAAAKLFTGRTHQIRVHLGTIGRYILGDRLYGKKEQKIPRVMLHAREIYFMHPRGEKLSIIAPMFDDFKKYLPKGYENEKNGSLSDRFAPYYGLCGK, via the coding sequence TTGATTAAAAGGTTTATTTCCGAAAAAAACGAAAGAGTTGATAAGTTTTTGGCTCAAAAACTTAATGTATCAAGAAATCAGATTGAAAACCTTATAAAACACTCTTTAGTAAAATTAAACGGCAGTGATGTAAAAAAAGGCGGTGTTAAGTTAAAAAAAAACGATGTTGTAGAAGTCGAATTTAAAAATGCCGAAAGTTCCGAACAGGAATATGAAGTGGATTTTGACATCCCCGTTTTATATGAGGATGAAGATCTTTTAGTAATAAACAAACCTCCCGGGATTGTAGTACATCCGGCACCTTCGGTTAAAGAAGCGACGCTTGTCGACTGGCTGAAAAGTAAAAATATCAGACTTTCCACCATAGCAGGGGAAGAGCGTTTCGGAATAGTGCACAGAATCGACAAAGAAACCAGCGGTGCTCTTGTTATTGCCAAAAACAATAAAACACACGAGTTTTTAAGCGCCCAGCTTAAAGACAAGTCAATGGGCAGGTATTATCTGATGCTGTTGAACGAGCCGTTAAAAGATGCTGTGTGTGTAGACAAACCGATAGCCAGAAACCCTAAAAACCGGCTTAAAATGGCGTATGTAAAAAACGGCAGGGAAGCCAAAACGCTTTTTGTCCCTATTTTTGAAAAGCTGGCGGCCGCTAAACTTTTTACAGGAAGAACCCATCAGATAAGGGTTCATTTGGGAACTATAGGCCGCTATATTTTAGGCGACAGGCTTTACGGTAAAAAAGAACAGAAAATACCTAGAGTAATGCTGCATGCCAGGGAGATATACTTTATGCACCCAAGAGGTGAAAAACTTAGTATAATTGCACCAATGTTTGATGATTTTAAAAAATATTTGCCAAAAGGATACGAAAATGAAAAAAATGGCTCTTTATCTGATAGGTTTGCTCCTTATTACGGGTTGTGCGGTAAATAA
- a CDS encoding fibronectin type III domain-containing protein, which produces MKKMALYLIGLLLITGCAVNNKPAPKSNPNLPTVQKFNAYPDRNAMALKWSAVKGMSGYYIQKYDNKTHKWTMLATINDPYRTLYVDTGLKPSTTYTYRIATFNKAKIPSLAKEVTQKTLPTVAPVIPLEIKPLQKGMVKIIFRPHPNERVEGYIIQRFNDKNAKWEDLANLTPRYNVEYIDKNLADGKIYKYRIIAYTFDGLKSLPSQTISVSTYPKPPVVENITATNNLPRKIVLTWSPVQGAKYYKIYTRNFLGFGYTPIAKTTQTTYTDKINKDGVTKYYKVTAVSVHDTESLLSKTPEVMGQTLPAPAKPLVSTNILPDGVQFIMSSPDDRAVKYLIVKKEGGLFNAKEHKYIVNGNRFFDKNIVHKHSYTYDIYAVDKYGLISKANSVEVDF; this is translated from the coding sequence ATGAAAAAAATGGCTCTTTATCTGATAGGTTTGCTCCTTATTACGGGTTGTGCGGTAAATAATAAGCCGGCTCCTAAATCCAATCCCAACCTTCCTACCGTTCAGAAGTTTAACGCTTATCCTGACAGAAACGCTATGGCGCTTAAATGGAGCGCGGTAAAAGGTATGAGCGGATATTATATTCAAAAATACGACAATAAAACACATAAGTGGACAATGCTTGCGACAATTAATGATCCGTACAGAACTTTATACGTAGATACGGGACTGAAACCTTCTACGACTTATACTTACAGAATTGCAACGTTTAACAAAGCTAAAATCCCTTCTTTGGCAAAAGAAGTTACTCAAAAAACTCTTCCTACGGTAGCTCCGGTGATTCCACTTGAAATCAAACCTCTTCAAAAGGGAATGGTAAAAATAATTTTCAGGCCTCATCCAAATGAAAGGGTTGAAGGATATATAATTCAAAGATTTAATGACAAAAACGCTAAATGGGAAGATTTGGCTAATTTAACTCCGAGATATAATGTTGAATATATTGACAAAAACCTTGCAGACGGTAAAATTTATAAATACAGAATAATAGCTTATACGTTTGACGGTTTGAAATCACTGCCTTCTCAGACTATAAGCGTATCTACTTATCCTAAACCTCCGGTTGTGGAAAACATTACGGCTACAAACAATCTGCCAAGAAAAATAGTATTAACCTGGTCGCCGGTACAGGGTGCAAAATATTATAAAATTTATACAAGGAATTTTTTAGGTTTCGGATATACGCCTATAGCAAAAACAACTCAGACAACTTATACTGATAAAATAAATAAAGACGGCGTAACCAAATATTATAAAGTAACCGCAGTAAGCGTTCACGATACGGAATCTCTTCTTAGCAAAACGCCTGAAGTAATGGGACAGACTCTTCCCGCACCTGCTAAACCGCTTGTTTCTACGAATATCCTGCCTGACGGGGTTCAGTTTATAATGTCAAGTCCTGACGACAGAGCGGTAAAATATCTGATAGTAAAAAAAGAAGGCGGGCTGTTTAATGCGAAAGAACATAAATATATCGTAAACGGCAACAGGTTCTTTGATAAAAACATTGTGCATAAACATTCTTATACGTATGATATATATGCCGTGGATAAATACGGACTGATTTCAAAAGCCAACAGCGTGGAGGTAGATTTTTAA